In Desulfomonile tiedjei DSM 6799, a genomic segment contains:
- a CDS encoding class I SAM-dependent methyltransferase: MESHEYQTLFDLEPTYWWFRGLHSILLDALQGLNIRRDARVLDAGCGTGQNLWNITQHLTSDAYGFDLSPEAAAFSRKRGLERTCRASINEIPFGSNTFDAVTSIDVLECTAVSEDAAYSELLRVLKPGGHLILIVPAYDWLMTPEHHKAVGACRRYTRARVRKLLSRGNAEILRITHVFGSVFPAVAAYRLALQGGGHVENDTPKSELKEMHPAVNGFLFQVMNLERKFLRRWDVPFGSSIMAIVRKAG; encoded by the coding sequence TTGGAGTCTCACGAATACCAGACTCTTTTCGATCTCGAGCCGACATACTGGTGGTTTAGAGGACTCCACTCGATACTGCTGGACGCGTTGCAGGGGTTGAATATCAGGCGTGACGCAAGGGTACTGGATGCAGGGTGCGGAACAGGCCAGAATCTCTGGAATATTACCCAACATCTCACTTCCGATGCGTACGGATTCGATTTATCGCCTGAAGCCGCGGCATTTTCCAGGAAACGCGGCCTGGAAAGAACCTGCAGGGCTTCGATCAACGAAATACCATTCGGTTCCAATACATTCGATGCAGTCACTTCGATAGATGTGCTGGAGTGCACCGCTGTTTCAGAAGACGCTGCGTACTCGGAATTGCTGCGGGTGCTGAAACCCGGCGGTCACTTGATACTGATCGTACCGGCATATGATTGGCTGATGACCCCTGAACACCATAAGGCAGTCGGTGCATGCCGCCGGTACACGCGAGCACGGGTACGAAAGCTCCTCTCCCGGGGAAATGCTGAGATCCTTCGCATAACCCACGTGTTCGGATCGGTATTTCCTGCGGTAGCCGCATATCGGCTCGCTCTGCAGGGCGGTGGACACGTTGAAAACGATACCCCTAAATCCGAGCTGAAAGAAATGCATCCTGCTGTAAACGGATTTCTGTTTCAGGTCATGAACCTAGAACGGAAATTTCTCCGCCGATGGGATGTTCCCTTTGGGAGTTCCATCATGGCAATTGTTCGGAAGGCCGGCTGA
- a CDS encoding class I SAM-dependent methyltransferase, whose amino-acid sequence MATKAWQLGSPETLVYRFFDWLRNGLNSKLAEYFVTRGIHGSDAVVLEAGSGPAFASSILARHPKIALSVAADIDLEALEQARLRDPALSLVVADLNHLPFRDEAVDLCWNSSTLEHLPDPSNALSEMARVVRKGGNIFVGVPYLFGPLGFQRLIRNTSPGIWIGETFSLKALRNMMIGARLVPAHQIFYFFRFFVGVLAKKEK is encoded by the coding sequence ATGGCAACAAAAGCATGGCAGCTCGGCTCTCCGGAGACTCTCGTGTATCGGTTTTTCGACTGGCTCAGAAACGGCCTGAATTCGAAACTTGCGGAGTACTTTGTGACCCGCGGCATACATGGTTCAGATGCGGTGGTGTTGGAAGCCGGATCGGGACCTGCTTTTGCTTCATCCATACTGGCGCGTCATCCGAAAATCGCGTTGAGTGTCGCTGCGGATATCGATCTGGAGGCGCTGGAACAGGCGAGGCTCAGGGACCCGGCACTCTCTCTGGTGGTCGCGGATTTGAATCATCTGCCGTTCCGGGACGAAGCTGTGGATCTGTGCTGGAACAGCAGCACGCTCGAACATTTGCCTGACCCGTCAAACGCATTGTCCGAAATGGCACGTGTCGTGAGAAAAGGCGGGAATATTTTCGTCGGCGTTCCCTATCTCTTCGGGCCGCTTGGGTTTCAACGGCTCATCCGCAACACCTCGCCCGGCATATGGATCGGCGAGACTTTCAGCTTGAAAGCCCTTCGAAATATGATGATCGGGGCTCGTCTCGTTCCTGCCCACCAAATCTTCTATTTCTTTCGTTTTTTCGTCGGTGTCTTGGCGAAAAAAGAAAAGTAG
- a CDS encoding epoxyqueuosine reductase QueH, which translates to MKILLHACCAPCLVHPLEDLRSQGHDVTAIFFNPNIHPYTEYLRRLDAFTVFTQENQVKTVTADFDAGMEEWFREVSFREAQRCRVCFHLRMDAIAAFAEAKGFDAFSTTLLYSRFQKHDLLKQICEAVSEKHGIPFHYADWRTGWNDGVKKYRKLGLYRQKYCGCVFSEKERALKIL; encoded by the coding sequence ATGAAAATACTGTTACACGCGTGCTGCGCACCCTGCCTGGTTCATCCTCTGGAAGATCTGCGCTCACAAGGTCATGATGTCACAGCGATATTCTTCAATCCGAACATCCATCCGTACACCGAATATTTGCGGAGACTGGATGCATTCACGGTTTTCACCCAGGAGAATCAGGTAAAAACCGTAACCGCAGATTTCGATGCCGGAATGGAAGAGTGGTTCAGAGAAGTCAGTTTCCGTGAGGCTCAGCGCTGCCGTGTGTGTTTCCACCTGCGTATGGATGCTATTGCCGCTTTTGCCGAAGCCAAAGGATTCGATGCGTTCTCAACGACACTGCTTTACAGCCGTTTCCAGAAACACGATCTTCTGAAACAGATCTGTGAAGCGGTTTCGGAGAAACACGGGATTCCTTTTCACTACGCTGATTGGCGCACCGGCTGGAATGACGGCGTGAAGAAATACCGAAAATTGGGACTCTACAGACAGAAGTACTGCGGGTGTGTTTTCAGCGAAAAAGAGAGAGCTTTGAAGATTCTTTGA
- the selB gene encoding selenocysteine-specific translation elongation factor: protein MKRVILGTAGHIDHGKTQLVRALTGIDTDRLKEEKQRGISIELGFAFLELGNDIRMGIVDVPGHEKFVRQMVAGSGGIDIAALIVALDEGVMPQTVEHLDILNLLDVRMGLVVLTKADLVDEELALLVEEDARDSVKGTFLEKAPFVKVSSKTGEGLDNLREVLTDMATKITEKPVHGLMRLPVDRVFTLKGHGTIVTGTLISGTMSVGDEIEILPSGLRTTVRSLESHNRQEEKAFPGERVAVNLRGLEQAQVHRGEVLTHPGQFKPSYIVDVKLRSLARSPIPLNNRRKVRFHHYTSEVEARIILPDMDVLEPGHEVLAQLRASEPVVPAAGDRFVVRALSPSITLGGGVVMNPRAAKLRARSAKTFLELDRGDDVSIIISLVRSAGIMGIGRNELLGLSGFSVKRLDKTLETLRNSRTIIRFDPTENRMVHKDFFEIVRTRILKRLTAFHAEHPLKEGMSKQEVRSSLPGSEKLIKAVMDFLVSKAEIADEGNLLRLSSHKVQLNENEKDIKDRLAALIVKAGNAPPLFKEVVAAAKVDQKQTRNLMSILEKEGRVVRISEDFYFSKDFVDDIKRKLTDFIKREGGITPSQFAEITKSSRKFNIPLLEYLDRQRFTMRVGDQRVLRGSGSSGEGGKVE, encoded by the coding sequence ATGAAAAGAGTAATTTTAGGAACCGCCGGACATATCGATCACGGCAAGACACAACTTGTACGCGCGCTGACCGGAATCGATACGGACCGTCTGAAAGAAGAGAAGCAACGCGGCATTAGCATAGAGTTGGGCTTCGCGTTTCTCGAACTCGGCAATGATATCCGGATGGGCATCGTGGATGTTCCGGGACACGAGAAATTTGTCCGACAGATGGTGGCGGGCTCGGGCGGAATTGATATCGCAGCGCTGATTGTGGCTCTGGACGAAGGAGTAATGCCGCAGACCGTGGAGCATCTGGACATTCTGAACCTGCTGGATGTTCGTATGGGACTGGTTGTGCTCACAAAGGCGGACCTGGTTGACGAAGAATTGGCTCTCCTTGTGGAGGAGGATGCTCGGGATTCGGTAAAGGGAACTTTTCTCGAAAAGGCTCCCTTTGTCAAAGTCTCTTCCAAAACCGGCGAGGGGTTGGACAACCTTCGCGAAGTCCTGACGGACATGGCAACCAAGATTACGGAAAAGCCGGTTCACGGTCTCATGAGATTGCCGGTAGACAGAGTATTCACCCTGAAGGGGCACGGAACGATAGTGACCGGCACACTGATTTCCGGGACCATGTCCGTTGGCGACGAAATCGAGATTCTTCCCAGCGGCTTGAGAACAACGGTACGCTCGCTTGAATCCCACAACCGTCAGGAGGAAAAGGCCTTTCCCGGAGAGCGAGTGGCAGTCAATCTCCGGGGATTGGAACAGGCGCAGGTGCACCGTGGCGAAGTCCTCACTCATCCGGGCCAGTTCAAGCCTTCTTACATTGTTGACGTGAAACTCAGGTCTCTGGCGCGGTCACCCATTCCCTTGAATAATCGAAGAAAAGTCAGATTTCACCATTATACGTCGGAAGTTGAGGCGCGTATTATTTTGCCCGATATGGATGTCCTTGAGCCGGGTCACGAAGTGCTCGCACAACTGCGGGCGTCAGAGCCGGTGGTGCCTGCTGCAGGCGACCGGTTCGTTGTGAGAGCGCTCTCTCCGTCCATTACCCTTGGCGGCGGGGTGGTCATGAACCCCCGTGCGGCAAAGCTGCGGGCGAGGTCCGCGAAAACTTTTCTGGAACTGGACCGTGGGGACGACGTCAGCATTATCATCTCCCTGGTTCGCAGCGCAGGCATAATGGGCATCGGACGAAACGAGCTGCTCGGCCTCTCGGGTTTTTCTGTTAAACGTCTTGATAAGACACTGGAAACGCTGCGTAATTCAAGGACGATAATCCGTTTCGATCCCACAGAAAACCGCATGGTCCACAAGGACTTTTTTGAAATAGTTCGAACTAGAATTCTGAAGCGCCTGACTGCTTTTCATGCCGAACATCCCCTCAAAGAAGGCATGTCAAAGCAGGAAGTGCGTTCGTCATTGCCCGGTTCGGAAAAACTCATTAAAGCTGTTATGGATTTTCTCGTTTCAAAAGCTGAAATAGCGGATGAAGGAAATCTCCTTCGCCTGAGTTCTCATAAAGTCCAACTCAACGAGAATGAAAAGGACATCAAAGACAGGCTTGCGGCGCTGATAGTAAAGGCCGGCAACGCGCCTCCTCTTTTCAAGGAAGTTGTAGCCGCTGCGAAAGTGGACCAGAAGCAAACGCGCAATCTTATGAGCATCTTGGAAAAAGAAGGTCGAGTGGTTCGGATTAGTGAAGATTTCTATTTTTCTAAAGATTTCGTAGACGACATCAAAAGGAAACTCACTGACTTCATCAAGCGTGAGGGCGGGATCACTCCATCTCAATTCGCCGAAATAACGAAGTCTTCGCGAAAATTTAACATTCCGCTCCTGGAGTATTTGGACAGGCAGCGATTCACCATGCGAGTGGGCGATCAGCGAGTGCTGAGAGGTTCGGGAAGCTCCGGTGAAGGCGGCAAGGTGGAATAG
- a CDS encoding transporter substrate-binding domain-containing protein — protein sequence MNRRIGIVFFLIVLLIPHSNAWSGATFDRVVGSNTVRLGAPYNIIPHGFLNSSGEWAGFEVDLAAELARHMNLKLDLVKVNEKTWRSMLSKGQIDAALCRIVHRRSLENEFDFSVPYFFDSPQVLVLKGSSKAVSDLKGQKIAAVQGSIFEKTAMSLLRQTGDDAAQKNVVSYPDRPACFMALGKDKIGGWLDSGMTLMEYSAKSPGRFELIPAGDSVEVVAIALPSNDSAWRDLVNFALQDMAADGTWKRIYDKWFGPDAPHPLPAKRTIEIWPE from the coding sequence GTGAATCGCCGCATCGGGATAGTCTTTTTTCTGATCGTGTTGTTGATCCCCCATTCGAATGCCTGGAGCGGAGCAACATTCGATCGAGTGGTGGGGAGCAACACTGTACGATTGGGAGCGCCCTACAACATTATTCCACATGGGTTTCTCAATTCTTCGGGTGAATGGGCAGGCTTTGAAGTGGACCTTGCCGCGGAATTGGCCAGACACATGAATCTTAAACTCGATCTGGTCAAAGTGAATGAGAAGACCTGGCGCTCTATGCTGTCGAAAGGGCAAATAGATGCGGCTTTGTGCAGAATAGTTCATCGCAGATCGCTGGAAAACGAATTCGACTTCTCGGTCCCGTACTTTTTTGACTCACCACAAGTTCTGGTACTTAAAGGTTCCTCCAAAGCAGTCTCGGATCTGAAAGGTCAGAAGATTGCGGCAGTCCAGGGATCGATTTTCGAGAAAACGGCTATGAGCCTGTTGAGACAGACGGGTGACGATGCTGCGCAGAAGAACGTGGTCTCGTACCCCGATAGACCTGCTTGTTTCATGGCTCTCGGCAAAGACAAGATTGGCGGCTGGCTGGATTCCGGTATGACACTGATGGAATACTCTGCAAAGAGTCCCGGTCGCTTCGAACTCATCCCTGCAGGGGATTCGGTGGAAGTCGTCGCCATAGCGCTCCCGTCCAATGATTCCGCCTGGCGAGATCTGGTCAATTTTGCTCTGCAAGATATGGCTGCAGACGGAACCTGGAAGAGGATTTACGATAAATGGTTCGGGCCGGATGCACCACATCCGCTACCTGCGAAGAGAACGATAGAAATCTGGCCGGAATAG
- a CDS encoding PSP1 domain-containing protein, producing MSTDKSKKDISYLPRSWGSAGFKEKNHKEVEEPAIEEPKIEEHVDYKVSESEEIEKTEETISESTEAKRCCADRRCPRMGAVPDQLEEDFEEPHPTGAWEQSDPTKTLVRIVGVRFGYASKIYHFDCGDMNLSAGDWVVVKTEKGLGLGLIALPPFEREFDAVQLEGLRKILRKACPSDFEQKDRCREKEYEAYMYCLEKIETLDLPMKLVSVECFFDCSKYVFYFTAEGRVDFRELVKLLVARFPVRIEMRQIGVRHEAKMTGGLACCGQELCCARFLTDFRPVSVRMAKTQNLSLNPTKISGVCGRLMCCLAYEHDVYEEFKKGLPRVGKAVTTSQGEGLVLKHNPLAETVFVKLQDETIVEVNKSEIVKVGSSSSKKGETDPDGSNEAENIAHKGETGSELDW from the coding sequence ATGTCCACTGATAAATCTAAAAAAGATATTTCGTACTTACCGAGATCGTGGGGTTCGGCAGGTTTTAAGGAAAAAAACCATAAAGAAGTCGAAGAGCCTGCAATCGAAGAGCCCAAAATTGAAGAGCATGTAGACTACAAAGTCTCTGAATCGGAAGAAATCGAGAAAACCGAGGAAACAATTTCGGAATCGACAGAGGCCAAGAGGTGTTGCGCAGATCGCAGATGTCCTCGAATGGGCGCTGTTCCCGACCAGTTAGAGGAAGATTTTGAAGAGCCCCACCCGACAGGGGCCTGGGAACAATCCGATCCAACCAAGACACTGGTTCGGATCGTGGGGGTACGCTTTGGGTACGCGTCAAAAATCTACCATTTCGATTGCGGCGACATGAATCTGAGTGCAGGCGATTGGGTGGTAGTCAAGACCGAAAAAGGGTTGGGACTCGGGCTCATCGCTTTGCCCCCGTTCGAGCGGGAATTTGACGCGGTTCAACTCGAAGGTTTGCGGAAAATATTGCGAAAAGCCTGTCCGTCTGATTTCGAGCAAAAAGATCGATGCAGGGAAAAAGAGTACGAAGCGTACATGTATTGTCTCGAGAAAATAGAGACTTTAGATCTTCCCATGAAGCTCGTATCAGTTGAATGCTTCTTCGATTGCTCCAAGTACGTCTTCTACTTTACGGCTGAAGGTCGTGTAGACTTTCGCGAGCTGGTCAAGCTGTTGGTTGCCCGTTTCCCTGTGCGAATTGAGATGCGCCAGATCGGAGTCCGGCACGAAGCTAAAATGACGGGTGGCCTCGCCTGCTGCGGCCAGGAGCTCTGTTGTGCCCGGTTTTTGACCGATTTCAGGCCGGTCTCGGTGCGAATGGCGAAAACCCAGAATCTGTCGCTCAATCCGACCAAGATATCGGGAGTGTGCGGTAGATTGATGTGCTGTCTCGCATACGAACACGATGTGTACGAAGAGTTTAAGAAAGGTCTGCCGCGGGTGGGTAAAGCTGTAACGACCTCTCAGGGGGAAGGATTGGTTTTGAAACACAATCCTCTCGCAGAGACGGTATTCGTTAAGTTGCAGGACGAGACGATAGTTGAAGTTAACAAAAGCGAAATTGTAAAAGTCGGTTCATCCAGCTCGAAGAAGGGGGAAACTGACCCGGACGGCAGTAACGAGGCTGAAAATATCGCACACAAAGGCGAAACCGGGTCGGAACTGGATTGGTAA
- the holB gene encoding DNA polymerase III subunit delta', translating into MHVLEGHEKILSFLALTAQNDRPAHAYLFSGREGVGKKLVALRFACFLNCPSPTDADYSCSTCTRMVEGKHPDIRITLPEKNMIRIDKVREIQSVLRYAPVECRYRVVIIDDAHLMNRSAQNALLKTLEEPPNYSILILISSRPSLMLPTVRSRCRKVRFGSLSTESVVRILRDNGIAPGEAGVLARLASGSAGRALKMESSQYMKLREKVIAVLSHSDSVGLRGALEFSATISSDRATAIQAIEIASTWIRDLLLEQIGTHSSEMIHVDFLDKISDTAHRQDSDRLISLYDQLVRAAELIEAEINVNPNLVTDTMMLKTLRILEGPHFGVVPANG; encoded by the coding sequence ATGCACGTCCTTGAAGGACATGAGAAAATCCTCTCGTTTCTTGCACTGACCGCTCAGAATGACCGGCCTGCCCATGCATATCTCTTTTCAGGAAGAGAAGGTGTGGGCAAGAAGCTGGTTGCTTTGCGGTTTGCTTGCTTTTTGAACTGCCCCTCGCCTACGGATGCGGATTATTCCTGCTCAACCTGCACAAGAATGGTGGAAGGAAAACATCCGGATATTCGGATAACTCTTCCGGAAAAGAACATGATCCGGATAGACAAGGTGAGGGAGATCCAGTCTGTATTGCGGTATGCTCCTGTTGAATGCCGGTACAGGGTCGTTATTATCGATGACGCACACCTGATGAATCGATCTGCTCAGAATGCGTTGCTCAAGACCCTTGAGGAACCTCCGAATTATTCGATTCTGATTCTGATCAGCTCAAGGCCTTCCTTGATGTTACCTACCGTACGCTCTCGTTGTCGGAAAGTGAGATTCGGCTCTTTGTCCACAGAATCGGTTGTCCGTATTTTACGAGATAACGGTATTGCGCCCGGTGAGGCGGGAGTATTGGCGCGACTTGCGTCAGGCAGCGCAGGACGTGCCTTGAAAATGGAAAGTTCACAATACATGAAGCTCAGGGAAAAAGTCATTGCTGTGCTTTCCCATTCAGATTCTGTTGGTTTGCGTGGAGCACTTGAATTTTCCGCGACAATTTCATCGGATCGCGCAACAGCCATACAGGCGATCGAGATTGCATCAACGTGGATTCGCGATCTTCTCCTCGAACAGATCGGCACGCATTCCTCGGAGATGATTCATGTGGATTTTCTTGACAAAATTTCCGACACAGCCCATCGTCAGGATAGCGATCGACTCATTTCTCTGTACGATCAGCTTGTGAGAGCAGCGGAACTGATTGAAGCGGAGATCAACGTAAACCCGAATCTTGTCACAGACACGATGATGCTGAAAACCTTGCGTATTCTTGAGGGGCCTCACTTTGGAGTGGTCCCCGCGAACGGATAA
- the secF gene encoding protein translocase subunit SecF, with protein sequence MELIKPNTNIDFMGKRHYAYLFSLLLFVAALISIPIKGHIRLGIDFSGGALVQVKFNKPVHTDEIRDALKQYGEGLVVQKLVGVEEFIIRFETGEEGSDQLNKQISQLLEAKFGKGNFEIRSLEMVGPKVGKDLQQSAIWATVIALGMLLVYMAFRFTFTMGLGAIACLLHDLAMVYGFFVWTGLEFNLTILAAFLTVVGYDINDTIVVCDRVRENLKTMKKQPLIDIFNVSINQTLSRTILTSGFTTLSVIALLFFGTPVLQDFALALIVGIIFGTYSSIFVALALVLELDRFLPVKRG encoded by the coding sequence GTGGAACTCATAAAACCGAACACGAACATTGATTTCATGGGCAAACGTCATTATGCCTATCTTTTTTCTCTCCTCTTATTTGTGGCGGCTCTCATATCGATCCCCATTAAAGGCCACATCCGCCTCGGAATCGACTTCAGCGGGGGCGCACTGGTGCAGGTGAAGTTCAACAAACCCGTCCATACCGATGAGATCAGGGATGCTCTCAAACAATATGGCGAAGGTTTGGTTGTGCAAAAGCTGGTTGGTGTGGAAGAATTCATCATTCGATTCGAAACAGGTGAGGAGGGCTCGGATCAGCTTAATAAACAGATTTCCCAATTGCTGGAGGCGAAGTTCGGCAAGGGTAATTTTGAAATCCGCAGCCTTGAGATGGTCGGTCCCAAGGTGGGGAAAGATCTTCAGCAGTCGGCAATCTGGGCTACTGTTATAGCGCTTGGAATGCTTCTTGTCTACATGGCGTTTCGGTTTACCTTCACTATGGGGTTGGGTGCCATTGCTTGCCTCTTGCACGATCTGGCAATGGTCTATGGATTCTTTGTGTGGACCGGATTGGAGTTCAATCTGACTATTCTGGCAGCATTCCTCACCGTAGTCGGGTATGATATAAACGATACCATCGTGGTATGCGACAGGGTCCGAGAGAACCTGAAGACCATGAAGAAACAACCCTTGATAGATATCTTCAACGTTTCCATAAATCAGACCCTGTCCAGGACAATTCTCACCAGCGGCTTTACCACTCTTTCGGTAATTGCTCTGCTTTTCTTCGGGACTCCCGTTTTGCAGGACTTTGCTTTGGCTCTTATTGTGGGTATAATATTCGGAACGTATTCTTCCATATTCGTGGCTTTAGCTCTTGTTTTGGAACTGGATCGGTTCTTGCCTGTAAAACGCGGCTGA
- the secD gene encoding protein translocase subunit SecD, whose amino-acid sequence MNQSLRWRIVTVAIVLVACVFLLYPSVGPVPEFWQKYLPNSPVRLGLDLQGGLHLVLEVQAEAAVETMVDQTISEVLSLMKDEKIRYNDAIRTSPNSLAVILKDADQASLFDAKILDKLPSFRKVSSGTTDKGYEIQLQVDPKVAESIKQKAVRQAVDTIRNRVDAFGVAEPDVVIHGQDRIIVQLPGLKEDINRAIDIIKQTARLEFKLIDEKGDLTAALKGDVPQGDEVLYKIDKNPRTNAVTRTPYLVKKQTLMTGDVITDARVQPDQMGRMIIAMEFNSIGARQFERITGEHVRERLAIILDNRVYSAPVIKDRISGGSAIIEGAFTPDEAHDLALVLRAGSLPAPVKILENRTVGPSLGEDSIRSGRNAILVGIVLIVIGMAVYYKWSGVVADIALVLNPLLLFAVMVSPGLRATLTLPGLAGVALTMGMAIDANILIFERVREELRAGKSPRAAMETGYNKAFLTIIDTHLTNILAALPLIQFGTGPVKGFAVTLCVGLIISLFTAFFVTRTIFDYGFQVKGIKKISI is encoded by the coding sequence ATGAACCAGAGCCTCAGGTGGCGAATAGTTACTGTAGCCATAGTACTTGTCGCATGTGTTTTTCTCCTGTACCCCTCCGTTGGCCCAGTCCCGGAATTCTGGCAGAAGTACCTTCCGAACAGCCCTGTTCGGTTAGGGTTGGATCTTCAGGGCGGTCTGCATCTCGTACTCGAGGTTCAGGCTGAGGCGGCTGTAGAAACTATGGTCGATCAGACCATTTCTGAAGTGCTGTCTCTCATGAAGGACGAGAAGATTCGCTACAATGACGCTATTCGGACTTCGCCCAATTCTCTGGCGGTAATTCTGAAAGATGCAGACCAGGCATCGCTGTTTGATGCAAAGATTCTCGACAAGCTTCCGAGCTTCAGAAAAGTCTCGTCCGGCACCACAGACAAGGGATATGAAATTCAACTCCAAGTCGATCCCAAGGTGGCAGAATCTATCAAACAGAAGGCGGTTCGCCAGGCCGTGGACACCATCCGCAATAGGGTAGACGCATTCGGTGTTGCGGAGCCTGACGTGGTTATCCATGGCCAGGACAGGATTATTGTTCAGTTGCCTGGCCTCAAAGAGGATATCAACCGCGCGATCGATATTATCAAGCAAACTGCCCGCTTGGAATTTAAACTCATAGACGAAAAGGGAGATCTCACTGCCGCCCTCAAAGGCGATGTCCCGCAAGGCGACGAAGTTCTCTACAAAATAGACAAAAACCCGAGAACGAATGCTGTGACCCGGACGCCATACCTGGTGAAGAAACAGACGCTCATGACCGGAGACGTCATTACCGATGCCAGGGTACAGCCTGACCAGATGGGCAGAATGATCATTGCCATGGAGTTCAACAGTATCGGCGCCAGACAATTCGAGCGTATAACCGGCGAACACGTTCGGGAACGACTCGCGATCATTCTGGACAATCGGGTTTACTCTGCTCCGGTAATAAAAGACCGCATTTCCGGAGGCTCGGCAATCATTGAAGGTGCATTTACTCCGGATGAGGCGCACGACCTGGCTCTGGTTCTTCGAGCCGGCTCGCTTCCCGCTCCGGTGAAGATACTGGAAAACAGGACTGTCGGACCGTCCCTGGGAGAGGATTCCATTCGGTCCGGCCGCAACGCGATTCTCGTCGGAATCGTGCTCATCGTAATCGGCATGGCCGTTTATTATAAATGGTCCGGAGTCGTGGCCGACATTGCTCTGGTGCTGAACCCGCTCCTGTTGTTTGCAGTAATGGTTTCTCCCGGTCTGCGGGCTACCCTGACTCTGCCGGGTCTCGCGGGAGTCGCCTTGACCATGGGTATGGCCATTGACGCGAACATCCTGATTTTCGAGAGAGTTCGTGAAGAATTGCGAGCAGGAAAATCACCCCGAGCGGCAATGGAGACAGGTTATAACAAAGCTTTCCTGACCATCATCGATACGCACTTGACGAACATCCTTGCGGCACTGCCGCTCATCCAGTTCGGGACCGGGCCGGTGAAAGGGTTTGCTGTCACTTTGTGTGTCGGTCTCATCATTTCGCTTTTCACTGCCTTTTTCGTGACCCGCACGATCTTTGATTATGGCTTCCAGGTCAAAGGCATCAAGAAAATAAGCATATGA
- the yajC gene encoding preprotein translocase subunit YajC, producing the protein MIDIAYAMAPPSGQGGGDNALIAFLPMILIFAVFYFLLIRPQQKKAKEHKSMLDELKKGDAIITQGGLYGKIVSVSDNVVTLEVADKVRVKISRAHIAGLAPAGIDQNP; encoded by the coding sequence ATGATTGATATCGCTTATGCAATGGCCCCGCCCTCAGGGCAAGGTGGCGGTGACAACGCTTTGATCGCATTCTTGCCCATGATTCTCATTTTTGCGGTCTTCTATTTTCTGCTGATCAGGCCGCAACAGAAGAAAGCTAAAGAGCATAAATCCATGCTCGACGAACTCAAGAAGGGCGACGCCATTATCACGCAGGGTGGCTTGTACGGGAAGATAGTCAGTGTCTCGGACAATGTGGTAACCCTGGAGGTTGCGGACAAAGTCCGGGTAAAGATTTCCAGAGCCCATATTGCCGGTTTGGCTCCTGCAGGCATCGACCAAAATCCGTAA